Proteins from a genomic interval of Lolium perenne isolate Kyuss_39 chromosome 1, Kyuss_2.0, whole genome shotgun sequence:
- the LOC127307285 gene encoding protein CURVATURE THYLAKOID 1B, chloroplastic: MAPTVATPATGAVASPAVSDVGKATRSVGLGLPALPSWPSLPGLASHGQPRVASFCKRLARNVGAMAAGEPAAPLADNAELTEFISALKQEWDRVEDKYAVTTLAVAATLGMWSAGGVVSAIDRLPVVPGLMEVVGIGYSGWFAYKNLIFKPDRKAFFAKVRNIYEDIISG; the protein is encoded by the exons ATGGCCCCGACCGTCGCCACCCCTGCCACGGGCGCCGTCGCCTCGCCAGCCGTGAGCGACGTTGGAAAGGCCACGCGCTCCGTCGGGCTCGGGCTCCCCGCCCTGCCTTCATGGCCGTCCCTGCCCGGCCTCGCGTCCCACGGCCAGCCCCGTGTCGCCTCCTTCT GCAAGAGGCTGGCGAGGAACGTGGGGGCAATGGCCGCCGGGGAGCCGGCGGCGCCGCTGGCCGACAACGCCGAGCTCACCGAGTTCATCAGCGCATTGAAACAAGAG TGGGATAGGGTTGAGGACAAGTACGCGGTgaccacgctcgccgtcgccgcaaCACTCGGCATGTGGAGCGCCGGCGGAGTAGTATCG GCAATCGACAGGCTCCCCGTGGTTCCAGGTCTCATGGAGGTCGTTGGCATTGGCTACAGCGGG TGGTTTGCGTACAAGAACCTGATATTCAAGCCAGACAG GAAAGCGTTCTTTGCTAAGGTCAGGAACATCTACGAGGATATAATCAGCGGCTAG